In Achromobacter xylosoxidans A8, a single window of DNA contains:
- a CDS encoding tripartite tricarboxylate transporter substrate binding protein produces the protein MNHGIKRGLAALCMLSATAGAFVTSPATAAEERPLILVVPYPPGGSTDILARILQPRLSQQLGGRAVVVENRPGAASQIATAFVARAEPDGNTLLVSFDNHGINPAVKPKLPYDTFKDFVAISQTVRFPLVLGANPSVPGDNLKEFLAAAAKQPPNKFNYASTGVGSLNHLAPEELKRLSKVELLHVPYGGGGPAIQAVVGGQASMTWLSFAALRGQIQAGKIKPLAVAGDKRLADLPNVPTVAESGFPGFVAYSWSGMFAPKGTPDATVKKLTADFKAVLADPEIRKKVTDAGFEIVASDGPALDAYVKSEYDRWSAFIKSSNINLDN, from the coding sequence ATGAATCACGGGATCAAGCGCGGACTGGCTGCGCTATGCATGTTGTCCGCCACGGCAGGTGCTTTCGTCACGTCGCCGGCTACCGCCGCAGAGGAACGGCCGCTGATACTGGTCGTGCCGTATCCCCCTGGAGGCAGTACCGACATCCTGGCGCGCATTCTGCAGCCGCGCCTGTCGCAGCAATTGGGCGGCCGCGCGGTGGTGGTCGAAAACCGGCCGGGGGCGGCCAGCCAGATCGCCACCGCCTTCGTGGCGCGCGCCGAACCCGACGGCAACACCTTGCTGGTCAGCTTCGACAACCACGGCATCAATCCCGCCGTGAAGCCCAAGCTGCCCTACGACACGTTCAAGGACTTTGTCGCCATTTCGCAGACGGTGCGCTTCCCGCTGGTGCTGGGCGCCAATCCCAGCGTGCCTGGGGATAACCTGAAGGAATTCCTCGCCGCCGCGGCCAAGCAGCCGCCCAACAAGTTCAACTACGCCTCGACCGGCGTGGGCTCGTTGAACCATTTGGCGCCCGAAGAGCTCAAGCGCCTGTCGAAGGTCGAACTGCTGCATGTGCCGTACGGCGGCGGCGGACCGGCCATCCAGGCGGTGGTGGGCGGACAGGCCAGCATGACCTGGTTGAGCTTCGCCGCCCTGCGCGGCCAGATCCAGGCCGGCAAGATCAAGCCGCTGGCGGTGGCGGGCGACAAGCGCCTGGCCGATCTGCCCAATGTGCCGACGGTGGCGGAATCCGGCTTCCCGGGCTTTGTCGCCTATTCCTGGAGCGGCATGTTTGCGCCCAAGGGCACGCCGGACGCAACGGTAAAAAAGCTGACCGCTGATTTCAAGGCCGTGCTGGCCGATCCGGAAATCCGCAAGAAGGTCACGGACGCGGGCTTCGAGATCGTGGCCTCCGACGGTCCGGCGCTGGACGCCTACGTGAAGTCGGAATACGACCGCTGGAGCGCCTTCATCAAGAGCAGCAACATCAATCTGGACAACTGA